A stretch of Labrus mixtus chromosome 7, fLabMix1.1, whole genome shotgun sequence DNA encodes these proteins:
- the LOC132977889 gene encoding rootletin-like isoform X3 has protein sequence MSSVMSIQEENRVLQGELSRLEDLLAHSRADRDELAIKYGAISERLEQALCFETGDEDNDSPDSRSLAQQNVDLRRRLDEEQAAYKRKLTAYQEGQQRQAQLVQKLQAKVLQYKKRCGDLEQMLQVKSSELEKHRPTSETSNGSNQDESCSNLEDALIHLEEEQQRSSSLSAVNAMLREQLEQAGLANEALSQDIRRLTADWTRAREELEQKESDWRREEESFHSYFSREHSRLLTLWRQVVGFRRHICELKSATERDLSDMRNELSRASHSAQVYCADVSAALLSQEGGAALALEREKALRVQLEEQLRERVSEMINLQTRTDSERVELNVRLSDSVREGEKLKGQIEDRDQEIVALMRRLEEQKGNDETEMQVLRAHTETLCDTLRDIAQAVFSDGESSSEADQDNSSSALLALIRGSSPCRSPSPRRSASPSRPSSSMAPISDAGLSALRSAVTNKTIQLQDVRGRLLSTQSSAQQLRKQLSETESAKRDAEQRNQALQRERDAAQRERETTQREKERLKQERDTLASEKAALEKTVQAAQSSGHGLQMDCEKLQLTVACTQRERDNEREEKETAIQERDRAKAETQRIKKQWDQSESRASAQRGELSAVKETHQQGEVERQLLEGERAQLSDALARAESSKAELSLLLNKLQSEDAALRDSLAKMGSLNEGLVQDKADLNTYIFQLEEDKALLQIQRREAEQEKLTIRDELVRLEQERLELDSTRICLHNSLQDSEQSRTGIEEELLTLRTDRLKLQEQVSQLCAEVTALGAELSFSRGESQRSEVALEEAGRSRADLARDKAGLVVQLTASERENTVLSEELGAFRSERESLETSLFELQQQLVQVDSRREQLEAENQNLRVRCETSAAELRRLRSDEENLLAQTEREKQAITQTLNAALQEAQQALRKTVSEHQEEMERLVSEKEVMQSSLLMEHEGTVRKLRQEAEDQLRRAHRETEELQDDLRSLQHDRDQSLLQAETEKQQALSLKEAEKAVLCDRLSSLQAELSAAALEAEQMSREAAHYKEQEQFKFDTLTSELQELRCQLEDAASLHERDVQSLQETCTGLQSRADNALKELDQCRASLSANEESRDQLRREVLDIERHLNQSQEEAEKYRREGTDLRRSLDDVTKERDAFSQSNSQLRESLRGAESERISLKRQCEEKEQRLAVLEENFSSAQKEAMELRGCLREVERSRLEARRELQELRRQLKVLDGEKEQKGMEVAELQARLTLEEQREEERGKDIINLKQKLTEAETARDSLKRELSMTVKRLEESESGWRGCERELSAQLQETRGCEKKLQDEIKNLTLRAQVAQDSAAQSSLQLSEAQGRLAATEAELTRAEAGRRDLEFRLSSIQSALTRTLGIGAGGRGGRGRSPGASSASPATISRHHSISPLRSSLSPPKELRLSTSDITLGSGAVSPERGDTPLPLPQPELDPDTLRGDLRDFLQELREAQRERDDVRRQLGVLQRELEELAEERDSAQGRLSQLQNALQENQEGKRGLDERLTTTQILLQQQEEAVRRGDRERRTLMDRVKDLERALQTAETDKKHTQEQLNKQRAAELRLEAERKRLREALEASEARATRVELGRRSLEGELQRLKLSLGDREAEGQASQERCDSLLKKVAEGEARVSLMQREVERLSQALLKAQEGENSLKEKTSSVKKSLQEATAAHSSTQSRLGAMQKTLNVAEQDKRLLQEKIDEARTSSAEGKRNISVLTERVQSLQSELSQSELRREELEAELNNNQEALRQRSASLAEAQRSAQAAQTERATVEERLRGLQRAVAMLETEKKDAERQAVRLEKDKNALRNTLDKVERQKLKTEEGSMRLSAEKNRLDRSLNTTEQELQEAQQQILMLQTQLAEMEQSHSLCESLARQRDEAQHETERLRSSYRDVERTLGTRERAHRHRVKGLEEQVSTLKEQLQQEMKRKASLPSSLMSPGN, from the exons ATGTCCTCGGTCATGTCCATCCAGGAGGAGAACCGGGTGCTGCAGGGAGAGCTGTCGAGGCTGGAGGACCTGCTGGCACACAGCCGAGCGGACCGAGATGAGCTCGCCATCAAGTATGGCGCAATTAGTGAACGG CTGGAGCAGGCACTATGTTTTGAGACCGGAGACGAAGACAATGATTCGCCTGACTCTCGCAGCTTGGCGCAGCAGAACGTGGATTTACGGCGGCGGCTGGACGAGGAGCAGGCGGCCTACAAGCGTAAACTCACTGCGTACCAGGAGGGTCAGCAGAGGCAGGCGCAGCTCGTTCAGAAGTTGCAGGCCAAG GTGCTTCAGTACAAAAAGAGGTGTGGAGATCTGGAGCAGATGCTGCAGGTGAAGTCATCGGAGCTGGAGAAACACAGGCCGACA AGTGAAACATCAAATGGAAGCAATCAAGATGAATCATGCAGCAACCTGGAGGACGCTTTAATCCATCTGGAAGAAGAACAACAGAG AAGTAGCAGTCTCTCTGCAGTGAATGCCATGCTGAGGGAGCAGCTGGAGCAGGCCGGTTTGGCCAATGAAGCTCTTAGCCAGGACATACGCAGACTCACTGCTGATTGGACCAGAGCCAGGGAGGAATTGGAACAAAAGGAGTCTgactggaggagagaagaggag TCCTTCCACAGTTATTTTAGCCGCGAGCACAGCAGGCTGCTTACACTGTGGCGGCAGGTGGTCGGATTTCGGAGGCATATCTGTGAACTAAAGAGCGCTACTGAAAG GGACTTGTCAGATATGCGTAACGAGCTGTCTCGGGCGTCACACTCTGCTCAAGTGTACTGTGCGGATGTGTCTGCCGCGCTTCTCAGCCAGGAGGGGGGAGCCGCTCTGGCCCTGGAGCGGGAGAAGGCACTGCGCGTTCAGCTGGAAGAGCAGCTGAGAGAACGCGTGTCAGAGATGATCAATCTTCAGACCAGAACAGACTCCGAGAGGGTTGAGCTTAACGTCAG GTTGTCAGATTCTGTGCGAGAGGGGGAGAAACTAAAGGGCCAAATTGAAGACAGAGACCAAGAAATTGTGGCGCTGATGAGGAGGCTCGAG GAGCAGAAAGGTAATGATGAGACTGAGATGCAGGTGCTTAGAGCTCACACAGAGACGCTGTGTGACACCCTGCGAGACATtgctcag GCGGTTTTCTCAGACGGAGAGTCGTCATCTGAAGCAGACCAAGACAACTCCAGTTCTGCGCTGCTAGCTTTGATCCGTGGCTCCTCCCCCTGCCGCTCTCCCTCTCCTCGCAGGTCTGCCTCCCCGTCTCGGCCCTCATCCTCGATGGCTCCTATCTCTGACGCCGGGCTGTCTGCACTGCGCTCTGCAGTCACAAATAAGACAATCCAGCTGCAG gatGTTCGAGGGCGTCTGCTCTCCACTCAGTCTTCGGCACAACAGTTGCGAAAGCAGCTTTCCGAGACAGAATCTGCTAAAAGGGACGCAGAACAGCGAAACCaagctctgcagagagagagggatgctgctcagagagagagggagaccacacagagagaaaaggagcgTCTGAAGCAGGAGAGAGACACCCTTGCAAG tgagaaggcggCCTTGGAGAAGACCGTGCAGGCTGCGCAGAGCAGCGGTCATGGCCTGCAGATGGACTGTGAGAAGCTTCAGCTGACTGTGGCGTGCACACAGCGAGAGCGAGACAacgagagggaggagaaggagacggCCATTCAGGAGAGAGACCGGGCTAAGGCAGAGACTCAGAGGAT AAAGAAGCAGTGGGATCAGAGCGAGAGTCGAGCCTCTGCTCAACGTGGAGAGCTGTCTGCAGTGAAGGAGACTCACCAGCAGGGGGAGGTGGAGAGGCAGCTGCTGGAGGGAGAGCGAGCCCAACTCTCTGATGCTCTTGCTCGG GCTGAAAGCAGTAAAGCAGAGCTCTCCCTGCTGCTCAACAAGCTGCAGTCTGAGGATGCAGCTCTAAGAGACTCTCTGGCCAAGATGGGAAGCCTGAATGAAGGCCTAGTCCAGGACAAAGCTGACCTCAACACCTACATCTTCCAG CTGGAGGAAGACAAGGCCCTCCTGCAGATCCAGAGACGGGAGGCCGAGCAGGAGAAGTTGACCATCAGAGACGAGCTGGTCCGATTGGAGCAGGAACGGCTGGAGCTGGACTCGACCCGCATCTGTCTGCACAACTCACTGCAGGACTCTGAGCAAAGCAGGACCGGGATTGAAGAAGAGCTGCTGACTCTCAGGACGGACAGACTGAAGCTGCAGGAGCAAGTCTCACAG CTTTGTGCTGAGGTGACGGCTCTGGGAGCAGAGTTAAGTTTTTCCAGAGGAGAGAGTCAGCGTAGTGAGGTGGCCTTAGAAGAAGCAGGCCGGAGTCGAGCAGATCTGGCCCGGGACAAAGCTGGACTGGTGGTCCAGCTGACGgcgtcagagagagaaaacactgtGCTGTCAGAGGAACTAGGagctttcag GTCTGAGCGGGAATCACTGGAAACTAGTCTGTTTGagttgcagcagcagctcgttCAGGTGGATTCTCGTAGAGAACAGCTGGAGGCAGAGAACCAAAACCTTCGAGTCCGCTGTGAGACTTCAGCag CCGAACTGCGGCGACTTCGTTCAGATGAAGAAAATCTCTTGGCCCAGACTGAGAGGGAGAAACAGGCTATTACCCAGACTCTAAACGCTGCACTGCAGGAGGCCCAGCAGGCTTTACGCAAGACCGTCTCCGAACatcaggaggagatggagaggctGGTCTCAGAAAAG GAGGTCATGCAGAGCAGCCTGCTGATGGAGCATGAGGGCACTGTGAGGAAGCTTAGGCAGGAGGCAGAGGATCAGCTGCGCAGAGCACATAGAGaaacagaggagctgcaggatgaCCTGAGGAGCCTCCAGCACGACAGAGATCAGagtctgctgcaggctgaaactgagaaacaacag GCCCTCTCTCtgaaggaggcagagaaagCAGTGTTGTGTGACAGGTTGTCgtccctgcaggctgagctgtCAGCTGCAGCTTTGGAAGCCGAGCAGATGTCGAGAGAAGCAGCACATTACAAAGAGCAGGAGCAG TTCAAATTTGATACACTGACCAGTGAGCTGCAGGAGCTTCGCTGTCAGCTGGAGGACGCAGCCTCTCTTCATGAGAGGGACGTTCAGAGCCTACAGGAGACCTGCACTGGTCTTCAGTCTCGGGCTGATAATGCTTTAAAGGAG CTGGACCAATGCAGAGCTTCTCTCTCTGCTAACGAGGAAAGTCGAGACCAGTTGAGGCGGGAGGTGTTGGACATTGAGCGACATCTTAACCAGAGTCAGGAAGAAGCTGAAAAGTACAGAAGAGAGGGGACGGACCTGCGACGCAGCCTCGATGACGTCACCAAAGAGAGAGATGCTTTCAGCCAATCAAATAGCCAGCTGAGAGAAAGTCTGAGAGGTGCAGAATCAGAGAGGATCAG cctTAAAAGGCAAtgtgaggagaaggagcagaggCTCGCTGTGCTGGAGGAGAATTTCTCATCTGCTCAGAAGGAGGCGATGGAGCTGCGGGGCTGTCTGAGAGAAGTTGAAAGGTCACGACTGGAAGCTCGGAGAGAACTCCAGGAGCTCCGCAGACAG CTGAAGGTTCTGGACGGAGAGAAGGAGCAGAAAGGGATGGAGGTGGCAGAGCTACAGGCTCGCCTGACgctggaggagcagagagaggaggagagagggaaagacattATCAATCTAAAACAGAAGTTAACTGAAGCTGAAACAGCTCGAGACTCCCTCAAAAGAGAA CTCTCTATGACAGTGAAGCGGCTAGAGGAGTCTGAGTCAGGCTGGCGTGGGTGTGAGAGAGAACTGAGCGCTCAGCTGCAGGAGACTCGTGGCTGTGAGAAAAAGCTGCAGGATGAGATTAAGAACCTGACCCTACGCGCTCAGGTGGCTCAGGACTCTGCAGCCCAGTCCAGCCTGCAACTGAGTGAGGCTCAGGGTCGCCTGGCTGCCACGGAGGCTGAACTGACCCGAGCCGAGGCCGGGAGGAGGGACCTGGAGTTTCGGCTAAGCAGCATTCAGTCGGCTCTGACACGGACGCTGGGCATCGGAGCAGGTGGGAGAGGAGGCCGGGGGAGGAGCCCAGGAGCGAGCTCTGCATCACCAGCCACTATTTCTCGCCACCACAGCATCTCACCCCTGCGCTCATCACTGTCGCCCCCTAAAG aatTAAGATTGAGCACCTCTGACATCACTTTAGGCTCAGGGGCCGTGTCACCTGAGAGAGGGGACACACCGCTGCCTCTCCCCCAGCCAGAGCTTGACCCTGACACCCTCCGAGGTGACCTCAGAGACTTCCTGCAGGAGCTGCGtgaggcacagagagagagg GATGATGTGCGAAGGCAGCTGGGGgtcctgcagagagagctggaggagctggcaGAGGAACGAGACTCTGCTCAGGGTCGTCTTTCTCAGCTTCAAAACGCCTTACAGGAAAATCAAGAAG GGAAGCGTGGGCTGGATGAACGTCTGACCACCACTCAGATTTTGctccagcagcaggaggaggcggtgaggagaggagacagagagaggaggactctcATGGACAGGGTTAAGGATTTAGAGCGAGCGCTTCAGACCGCTGAGACggataaaaaacacacacag GAGCAGTTAAATAAGCAGCGTGCTGCAGAGCTGCGTCTGGAGGCGGAGAGGAAACGTCTTCGGGAGGCGCTGGAGGCATCTGAAGCCCGGGCGACCAGGGTGGAGCTGGGGAGGCGCAGTCTGGAGGGGGAGCTGCAGAGACTTAAACTGAGTCTGGGAGACCGGGAGGCGGAGGGCCAGGCCTCCCAGGAGCGCTGTGACTCTCTGCTGAAAAAG GTGGCAGAAGGAGAGGCCCGTGTGTCCCTGAtgcagagagaggtggagaggctGAGCCAGGCTCTGCTCAAAGCTCAGGAAGGTGAAAATTCTCTCAAAGAGAAGACGTCCTCCGTCAAAAAGAGCCTCCAGGAGGCAACGGCTGCTCACAGCAGTACACAGAGTCGTCTGGGTGCTATGCAGAAGACGCTGAATGTGGCTGAACAGGACAAAAGGCTATTAcag gaaaaaatagatGAAGCCCGGACATCATCAGCGGAGGGGAAAAGGAACATTTCTGTCCTCACTGAGCGTGTGCAAAGCTTGCAAAGTGAATTAAGCCAGAGTGAGCTGAGACGAGAGGAACTGGAGGCAGAGCTCAACAACAATCAAGAG GCTCTGCGTCAGCGCTCGGCCAGTCTAGCGGAGGCTCAGCGCAGCGCTCAGGCAGCTCAGACAGAGAGGGCCACTGTTGAGGAGCGACTGCGTGGGCTGCAACGAGCTGTCGCCATGCTGGAGACTGAAAAGAAAGATGCTGAGAGACAGGCTGTGAGGCTGGAAAAAGACAAGAATGCTCTGAGGAATACACTGGATAAG GTTGAGCGTCAGAAGCTGAAGACTGAGGAGGGCAGCATGCGGCTGTCCGCAGAGAAAAACCGCCTGGATCGCTCGCTTAACACCACGGAGCAGGAGCTACAGGAAGCTCAGCAACAGATACTGATGCTGCAG ACTCAGCTGGCTGAGATGGAGCAGTCGCACAGTCTGTGTGAGAGTTTGGCGAGGCAGCGTGACGAGGCCCAGCACGAGACGGAGAGACTGAGGAGCAGCTACAGGGACGTGGAGCGAACGCTGGGTACCAGGGAGCGAGctcacagacacagagtcaAAGGCCTGGAGGAGCAG GTGTCCACCCTGAAGGAGCAGCTGCAACAAGAGATGAAACGGAAAGCTTCTCTTCCATCCTCCTTGATGTCACCGGGAAACTGA